A section of the Corynebacterium tuberculostearicum genome encodes:
- the asnB gene encoding asparagine synthase (glutamine-hydrolyzing): MCGLLGMLAATGNVDQYVDALERSLPCMRHRGPDAAGTWHDGDAAFGFNRLSIIDLEHSHQPLRWGPEDEPDRYAMTFNGEIYNYVELREELKGLGYTFHTEGDGEPIVVGYHHWGKDVVNHLRGMFGIVIWDTHTKTMFAARDQFGIKPLYYATTEAGTVFASEMKCILEMADELGLDLNLDRRAIEHYVDLQYVPEPESLHANIRRVESGCTVTLRPGEDVVAERYFKPRFPVQQVKQGEEQQLFDRIAEALEDSVAKHMRADVTVGSFLSGGIDSTAIATLAKRHNPDLLTFTTGFEREGYSEVDVAAESAEAIGVEHIVKIVSPEEYAESIPKIMWYLDNPVADPSLVPLYFVAQEARKHVKVVLSGEGADELFGGYTIYKEPLSLAPFEKIPSPLRRGLGKLSQVLPEGMKGKSLLNRGSMTMEERYYGNARSFNFEQMQRVIPWAKREWDHREVTAPIYAQSEDFDPVARMQHLDLFTWMRGDILVKADKINMANSLELRVPFLDKEVLKVAESIPYDLKISHGTTKYALRKAMEQIVPAHVLHRKKLGFPVPMRHWLAGDELYGWAQDTINESQTEDIFNKKEVLEMLKEHRDGVSDHSRRLWTVLSFMIWHGIFVEKRIDPQIEQRDYPVKL; encoded by the coding sequence ATGTGCGGACTTCTTGGCATGCTCGCCGCCACAGGCAACGTAGATCAGTACGTTGACGCGCTGGAACGTTCCCTGCCCTGCATGCGCCACCGCGGCCCAGATGCGGCCGGCACCTGGCATGACGGCGATGCCGCCTTCGGCTTCAACCGCCTGTCCATTATTGACCTGGAGCACTCCCACCAGCCCCTTCGCTGGGGCCCGGAGGACGAGCCCGACCGCTACGCCATGACCTTTAATGGCGAAATCTACAACTACGTGGAGCTGCGCGAGGAGCTCAAGGGCCTCGGCTACACCTTCCACACCGAGGGCGATGGCGAGCCCATCGTGGTGGGCTACCACCACTGGGGCAAGGACGTAGTCAACCACCTGCGCGGCATGTTTGGCATCGTCATCTGGGATACTCACACCAAGACGATGTTTGCCGCTCGCGACCAATTTGGCATCAAGCCGCTGTATTACGCCACTACCGAGGCGGGTACCGTTTTCGCTTCGGAGATGAAGTGCATCTTGGAGATGGCGGATGAGCTCGGTCTAGATCTCAACCTTGACCGTCGCGCCATTGAGCACTACGTGGACCTGCAATACGTCCCGGAGCCAGAATCCCTCCACGCGAATATTCGCCGCGTTGAATCCGGCTGCACGGTTACCCTTCGTCCAGGCGAAGACGTTGTCGCCGAGCGCTACTTCAAGCCTCGCTTCCCTGTACAGCAGGTAAAGCAAGGCGAAGAGCAGCAGCTATTTGACCGCATTGCGGAGGCGTTGGAAGATTCCGTCGCTAAGCACATGCGTGCCGACGTCACCGTGGGTTCCTTCCTATCTGGCGGCATTGACTCCACCGCTATTGCCACCCTGGCCAAGCGCCACAACCCAGATCTACTTACCTTTACCACCGGCTTCGAGCGCGAGGGCTATTCTGAGGTCGATGTTGCGGCAGAGTCCGCGGAAGCTATTGGCGTGGAGCACATCGTCAAGATTGTCTCCCCCGAAGAATATGCCGAGTCCATCCCGAAGATCATGTGGTACCTGGACAATCCGGTGGCTGACCCCTCGCTGGTGCCGCTGTACTTTGTGGCGCAGGAGGCCCGCAAACATGTCAAGGTAGTTCTTTCCGGCGAGGGCGCGGACGAGCTCTTTGGCGGCTACACCATCTACAAGGAACCACTGTCCCTCGCCCCGTTTGAGAAAATCCCTTCCCCACTGCGTCGCGGACTGGGCAAGCTCTCGCAGGTTCTACCCGAGGGCATGAAGGGCAAGTCCCTGCTCAACCGTGGTTCGATGACGATGGAAGAGCGTTACTACGGCAATGCTCGTTCCTTCAACTTTGAGCAGATGCAGCGCGTTATCCCGTGGGCAAAGCGCGAATGGGACCACCGCGAGGTTACCGCCCCCATCTACGCCCAGTCTGAGGACTTTGATCCGGTCGCACGCATGCAGCATTTGGACCTATTCACTTGGATGCGCGGTGACATCCTGGTCAAGGCCGATAAGATCAATATGGCCAACTCGCTGGAGCTGCGCGTGCCATTCCTAGACAAGGAAGTCCTCAAGGTTGCCGAGTCCATCCCTTATGACCTGAAGATTTCGCACGGCACCACCAAGTACGCCCTGCGCAAGGCCATGGAGCAGATCGTCCCGGCGCATGTTCTGCATCGCAAGAAGCTGGGCTTCCCAGTGCCGATGCGTCACTGGCTGGCCGGCGATGAGCTATACGGTTGGGCCCAAGACACCATCAATGAGTCCCAGACCGAGGACATCTTTAATAAGAAGGAAGTTCTCGAGATGCTCAAGGAGCACCGAGATGGCGTTTCCGATCACTCCCGCCGCTTGTGGACCGTGCTGTCCTTTATGATCTGGCACGGCATCTTTGTGGAAAAGCGCATCGATCCGCAGATCGAGCAGCGCGACTACCCGGTCAAGCTCTAA
- a CDS encoding branched-chain amino acid aminotransferase, translated as MLDYTITRTDNPTSAEELREILANPGFGKHFTDHMVTIDWTEEKGWHDAQVRPYGPMTMEPASNVFHYGQAIFEGIKAYRQPDGSIATFRPDHNAQRFINSAERLAMPELPQEDFIESLRQLVEVDQDWVPEAGGEAALYLRPFMISTEVSLGVHPANSYRYVLIASPAGSYFSGGIKPVSVWLSTDYVRAAPGGTGAAKFAGNYAGSLLAQAQADEKGCDQVVWLDAIERRYIEEMGGMNLMFVYGSGDSAEIVTPELSGSLLPGITRESLLQVAQDLGYKVTERRITTEEWQRDAESGAMSEAFACGTAAVITPVGHVMGDSADFQVNGNEAGEITMALRERLTGIQRGAVEDTHGWLHTLVK; from the coding sequence TCACCATTGACTGGACCGAAGAAAAGGGCTGGCACGATGCTCAGGTGCGCCCGTACGGACCGATGACCATGGAACCTGCCAGCAACGTATTCCATTATGGGCAGGCAATCTTTGAAGGCATCAAGGCCTACCGTCAGCCGGATGGTTCTATCGCTACCTTCCGTCCGGACCACAATGCGCAGCGCTTTATCAATTCTGCTGAGCGCCTGGCTATGCCCGAGCTTCCGCAGGAAGATTTCATTGAGTCCCTGCGCCAATTGGTGGAGGTGGATCAGGACTGGGTACCGGAAGCCGGTGGGGAAGCGGCCCTGTACCTGCGCCCGTTTATGATCTCCACCGAGGTCTCCTTGGGCGTTCACCCCGCCAATTCCTACCGCTACGTGCTCATTGCCTCCCCAGCGGGCTCCTACTTCAGCGGCGGGATCAAGCCAGTATCCGTCTGGCTATCCACTGACTACGTGCGCGCAGCCCCTGGCGGCACCGGCGCGGCCAAGTTTGCGGGCAACTACGCAGGCTCACTCTTGGCGCAGGCCCAGGCAGATGAAAAGGGCTGTGACCAGGTGGTCTGGTTGGACGCCATCGAGCGCCGTTACATCGAGGAGATGGGCGGAATGAACCTGATGTTTGTGTATGGCTCTGGCGATAGCGCGGAGATTGTTACACCAGAACTATCGGGCTCCTTGCTGCCCGGCATTACCCGCGAATCCCTATTGCAGGTAGCGCAGGATTTGGGCTACAAGGTCACCGAGCGCCGCATCACTACCGAAGAGTGGCAGCGCGATGCCGAATCCGGCGCTATGTCAGAGGCCTTTGCCTGTGGCACTGCCGCAGTTATCACTCCGGTGGGCCACGTGATGGGAGACTCTGCCGACTTCCAGGTCAATGGCAACGAAGCGGGTGAGATCACCATGGCCCTGCGCGAGCGCCTCACCGGAATCCAGCGCGGCGCAGTGGAGGATACCCACGGTTGGCTCCATACCCTAGTGAAGTAG
- the ctaC gene encoding aa3-type cytochrome oxidase subunit II encodes MGQRNKRTFARKAGVAGALALGGLALAGCDVQAPTAVENLLGFGWPKGITPEAEAMYNFWIWVWVAAWIVGFIMWGLFLTAIFRWSAKKAKKDGKGEFPRQIQYNVPLEMVLTIVPILIIMGLFFFTVQTQQKVTALDKDPKVVVDVTAFQWNWKFGYAENHVNGENYDGADKERQAEAEKTAHDPEGVDNPNPIHGKSMGDLSYLNYNKIETVGTTEEVPVLVLPSDTAIEFRLASGDVSHAFWVPEFLFKRDVYAHPEANAQERSFQVEKIEKQGAFVGRCAEMCGTYHSMMNFEIRVVSPEDFNTYLKFREDNPDATNAEALEEIGQDPYAVTTHPFSGERDTAKGDNYVNTAA; translated from the coding sequence GTGGGACAGCGTAATAAGCGCACCTTTGCCCGCAAGGCGGGCGTAGCTGGCGCACTTGCCCTGGGTGGACTCGCTCTGGCAGGTTGTGACGTTCAGGCGCCAACTGCTGTAGAGAACCTCCTGGGATTCGGTTGGCCGAAGGGTATTACCCCTGAGGCAGAGGCCATGTACAACTTCTGGATTTGGGTCTGGGTTGCTGCATGGATCGTTGGTTTTATTATGTGGGGCCTGTTCCTCACCGCAATCTTCCGCTGGAGCGCGAAGAAGGCAAAGAAGGACGGCAAGGGCGAGTTCCCGCGCCAGATTCAGTACAACGTTCCGCTAGAGATGGTTCTGACCATCGTCCCGATCCTCATCATCATGGGCCTGTTCTTCTTCACTGTTCAGACTCAGCAGAAGGTCACCGCCTTGGATAAGGATCCGAAGGTGGTCGTTGACGTTACTGCGTTCCAGTGGAACTGGAAGTTCGGTTACGCCGAGAATCACGTCAATGGTGAGAACTACGACGGTGCCGACAAGGAGCGTCAGGCTGAGGCAGAGAAGACCGCTCACGACCCTGAGGGTGTGGACAACCCGAACCCAATCCACGGTAAGTCCATGGGCGACCTTTCCTACCTGAACTACAACAAGATTGAGACCGTCGGTACCACCGAAGAGGTTCCGGTTCTGGTTCTTCCTTCCGATACTGCGATTGAGTTCCGACTCGCTTCCGGCGACGTTTCCCACGCATTCTGGGTACCGGAGTTCTTGTTCAAGCGCGACGTCTATGCGCACCCAGAGGCAAACGCTCAGGAGCGTAGCTTCCAGGTGGAAAAGATTGAGAAGCAGGGCGCATTCGTTGGCCGTTGTGCTGAGATGTGCGGTACCTACCACTCGATGATGAACTTTGAAATCCGCGTTGTCTCTCCGGAGGACTTCAACACGTACCTGAAGTTCCGCGAGGACAACCCAGATGCCACCAATGCGGAGGCCCTGGAAGAAATCGGCCAGGACCCATACGCGGTAACCACCCACCCGTTCTCCGGCGAGCGTGACACCGCTAAGGGCGACAACTACGTAAACACCGCGGCATAA
- a CDS encoding HesB/IscA family protein — translation MTAPASATGVILTEAAAAKAKALLDQEGRDDLSLRIAVQPGGCAGLRYQLYFDDRTLDGDKVDQVGGVNLVVDKMSVPYLTGAKIDFADTIESQGFTIDNPNATGSCACGDSFN, via the coding sequence ATGACCGCTCCAGCTTCCGCAACCGGCGTCATTCTGACCGAAGCAGCAGCCGCAAAGGCAAAGGCGCTGCTTGATCAGGAGGGCCGCGACGATCTCTCCCTGCGCATTGCCGTCCAGCCTGGTGGCTGCGCTGGCCTGCGCTACCAGCTCTACTTTGATGACCGCACCTTGGATGGTGACAAGGTTGACCAGGTAGGCGGCGTAAACCTCGTTGTGGACAAGATGTCCGTTCCCTACCTGACCGGTGCCAAGATTGACTTCGCTGACACCATCGAGTCCCAGGGTTTCACCATTGATAACCCGAATGCCACCGGCTCTTGCGCTTGTGGCGATTCCTTCAACTAA
- a CDS encoding DUF3043 domain-containing protein — translation MKLPWQKDDKTSTESAPVQDKAQAEVQEEPQRKGYTPPKGRPTPKRAEQEIARGVKRDPHGMSDAQRYQHRKDMKKSMSKDEWKEYKKKERQERQQANREQQARMAEGDPRFLPARDQGEVRAYVRDWVDARRSLSNWVMPMALVLIVVMFLTYAVPSIATIINAVAMVILVIFAIEGVILARRCNNAVRAKFPGTTEAGFSLGFYAYSRASQPRKWRIPRPRVELGADV, via the coding sequence GTGAAACTCCCGTGGCAAAAAGATGACAAGACCTCCACTGAGTCTGCTCCTGTACAGGACAAAGCTCAGGCAGAAGTTCAGGAAGAGCCCCAGCGCAAGGGCTATACCCCACCGAAGGGTCGTCCTACGCCAAAGCGCGCAGAGCAAGAGATTGCGCGCGGTGTAAAGCGCGATCCCCATGGCATGTCCGATGCGCAGCGCTACCAGCACCGCAAGGACATGAAGAAGTCCATGAGCAAGGACGAGTGGAAGGAATATAAGAAGAAGGAGCGCCAAGAGCGCCAGCAGGCCAACCGCGAGCAGCAGGCCCGCATGGCAGAAGGCGATCCGCGCTTCCTGCCCGCCCGCGACCAGGGTGAAGTGCGCGCCTATGTACGCGATTGGGTGGATGCCCGCCGCAGCCTGAGCAACTGGGTCATGCCGATGGCCTTGGTGCTCATCGTGGTCATGTTCTTGACCTACGCGGTACCCAGCATTGCGACGATCATCAATGCGGTAGCGATGGTTATCCTCGTTATCTTCGCCATCGAGGGCGTCATTTTGGCCCGCCGCTGCAATAATGCCGTGCGCGCCAAGTTCCCTGGCACCACCGAAGCCGGCTTTAGCCTTGGTTTTTATGCGTATTCTCGCGCCAGCCAGCCGCGCAAGTGGCGCATCCCGCGCCCTCGCGTGGAGCTCGGCGCTGACGTTTAG
- a CDS encoding nicotinate-nucleotide--dimethylbenzimidazole phosphoribosyltransferase, which produces MAIAQPDKQAHTAQDAQLAPWGRMTDAAQWLAACQGAAPAHEPRRVRAVIFADQETSLSAAETAARRAEAGLNVVTVTDYSQAYSLGAATADAEIDAGADLLIPGGEELARVPAVVMATMTQTEPVVIVGKQRSVEDWKREVTAIRDAMFRARNLEGMELVESCQSTVLAATVGFIARAAERRTPLLVDAPLTATAALLAERDNPGVKDWLFATTLSTAPAHKLALEKLGLHPLMELGMEPQPALGALAALPMLLTGVEIAAEA; this is translated from the coding sequence ATGGCCATTGCGCAGCCCGATAAGCAGGCACATACCGCACAGGACGCACAGCTCGCCCCTTGGGGGCGCATGACCGACGCCGCTCAATGGCTGGCTGCTTGCCAAGGCGCGGCGCCTGCCCATGAGCCGCGGCGCGTGCGCGCCGTAATTTTCGCGGATCAAGAGACCTCGCTTTCGGCCGCTGAGACCGCCGCGCGTCGCGCTGAGGCCGGGCTGAATGTAGTCACCGTGACGGATTATTCCCAGGCCTACAGCCTTGGAGCCGCAACAGCGGATGCGGAAATTGATGCCGGGGCTGACCTACTCATTCCCGGCGGCGAAGAGCTCGCCCGAGTACCGGCCGTCGTAATGGCAACGATGACGCAAACGGAGCCGGTAGTGATCGTCGGCAAGCAGCGCAGCGTGGAAGACTGGAAGCGCGAGGTCACCGCTATCCGGGACGCCATGTTCCGCGCGCGCAACCTCGAGGGCATGGAGCTGGTTGAATCGTGCCAGTCCACCGTGCTAGCAGCCACGGTGGGGTTCATTGCCCGGGCCGCGGAGCGCCGCACGCCCCTGCTTGTCGACGCCCCCTTGACCGCCACCGCCGCGCTCCTTGCTGAGCGCGATAACCCTGGCGTGAAAGACTGGCTCTTCGCCACCACGCTGTCCACTGCCCCTGCGCATAAGTTGGCGCTGGAAAAGCTAGGGCTCCACCCCCTGATGGAACTGGGAATGGAGCCACAACCTGCGCTCGGCGCGCTCGCGGCGCTGCCGATGCTGCTCACCGGAGTGGAGATCGCCGCGGAGGCCTAA